In [Leptolyngbya] sp. PCC 7376, a genomic segment contains:
- a CDS encoding iron ABC transporter permease: protein MNLFRLTLLKRLRLNFWTPITLAIATLIAIPILFILSSVFVDSGEVWQHLAATVLGRYIFNSLWLMWGVGTGVTVVGVTAAWLVTMCDFWGKRFWEVALLLPLAAPAYLLAYVYTDLLDYYGWVQRTLRHIFGWSSAQHYWFPEVRSLPGAILMLILVLYPYVYLLARVSFLEQSATTIEASRTLGCDPWQSFWEIALPLARPAITAGLALALMETLNDFGTVQFFGVETFTTGIYRTWFGMGEPQAAAQLAAMLMLFIAALLVLEKWSRQQARYYQTSNNYSSPNLYRLSWWRSILVHIFCAVPVMFGFVVPVGILLEMALNRPQAKFRLQFWEFAQHSFVLATLTAVLAVAIALILAYGQRLNKSLVMRFGIRVAALGYAIPGSVIAVGILIPIGKLDNAIANFFKAQFDISTGLLLSGTITALIFAYLVRFLAVSFGAVETSLGKIKPTLDDASRSLGYSPIKTLIQVHTPLMWTGLLTAAMLVFVDVMKELPATLVIRPFNFDTLAVKVYQYASDERLVEASVPALAILGVGLIPVIFLSWQISHTRTD from the coding sequence GTGAATCTTTTCCGGTTAACCCTATTGAAACGTCTACGGCTAAATTTCTGGACTCCCATCACTCTGGCGATCGCCACACTGATTGCAATCCCTATTTTATTTATTCTCAGCAGCGTCTTTGTAGACTCCGGGGAAGTATGGCAGCATCTCGCAGCAACAGTTTTAGGGCGGTATATTTTTAATTCACTCTGGCTGATGTGGGGAGTGGGTACTGGGGTCACAGTGGTAGGAGTCACAGCGGCTTGGCTAGTGACGATGTGCGATTTCTGGGGTAAACGGTTTTGGGAAGTTGCCTTGTTGCTTCCCCTTGCAGCTCCAGCTTATTTGCTTGCCTATGTTTATACAGATTTGCTGGATTATTACGGCTGGGTACAGCGAACCTTGCGACATATTTTTGGCTGGTCATCAGCTCAACATTATTGGTTCCCAGAGGTTCGGTCACTGCCCGGCGCCATTTTAATGCTGATTTTAGTACTCTATCCCTACGTTTATTTATTAGCGCGAGTCTCTTTTCTAGAGCAATCAGCAACCACTATTGAAGCCAGTCGCACTCTAGGTTGTGACCCTTGGCAAAGTTTTTGGGAAATTGCTCTCCCCTTAGCACGCCCAGCAATAACAGCAGGTTTAGCATTGGCGCTGATGGAAACCCTCAATGATTTTGGAACCGTGCAGTTTTTTGGGGTAGAAACTTTTACGACAGGAATTTATCGAACTTGGTTTGGAATGGGAGAACCGCAGGCTGCAGCTCAGTTAGCAGCGATGTTAATGCTATTTATTGCGGCGCTACTCGTTCTCGAAAAATGGTCACGACAACAAGCCAGATATTACCAAACAAGCAATAATTATTCTTCGCCAAATTTGTATCGTCTGTCGTGGTGGCGATCAATCCTCGTCCATATTTTTTGTGCTGTACCTGTCATGTTCGGCTTTGTGGTGCCTGTGGGCATCCTGCTCGAAATGGCATTAAATCGTCCCCAAGCCAAGTTTCGGCTACAGTTCTGGGAATTTGCACAGCATAGTTTTGTATTAGCAACGCTCACAGCAGTTCTTGCGGTGGCGATCGCCTTGATTCTTGCCTATGGTCAACGACTCAACAAAAGCTTGGTAATGAGATTTGGTATTCGAGTAGCGGCCCTAGGATATGCGATTCCGGGATCAGTAATTGCAGTTGGTATTTTGATTCCCATCGGTAAACTCGATAATGCGATCGCCAACTTTTTTAAAGCCCAATTCGATATCTCAACAGGTTTGTTGCTGAGCGGCACCATCACAGCATTGATTTTTGCGTATCTCGTTCGTTTTCTTGCAGTATCCTTTGGCGCAGTGGAAACCAGCCTCGGCAAAATCAAACCCACCCTCGACGATGCCTCCCGTAGCCTGGGCTATTCCCCTATCAAAACTCTCATCCAAGTACATACCCCTCTAATGTGGACAGGTTTACTCACCGCTGCGATGTTGGTCTTCGTCGATGTAATGAAAGAATTACCAGCCACCCTTGTCATTAGGCCCTTTAATTTCGATACTCTCGCCGTCAAGGTTTATCAATATGCCTCTGACGAAAGACTTGTAGAAGCATCAGTCCCAGCTCTCGCAATTTTGGGTGTTGGTCTCATTCCTGTTATTTTTCTCAGTTGGCAAATTTCCCATACCCGTACTGACTAG
- a CDS encoding biopolymer transporter: MSRWIEHKKILVAIASFLVSGCSRALFYQPQIATGGINSNFAEEYPSYSGDGQLLAFASERDGRRNIYLYDLQENRLVNLPNLNRRDSSQDQPALSTDGQYIAYVSTERGKPDIFVYDRQRQRSDLLTANLKGAVKHPTIRGDGQQVTFQSNDRGQWNLMIVDVTGN, encoded by the coding sequence TTGTCTCGATGGATAGAACACAAAAAAATATTGGTGGCGATCGCCTCATTTTTGGTTAGCGGTTGTAGTCGGGCATTGTTTTATCAGCCCCAAATTGCCACAGGGGGAATTAATAGCAATTTCGCTGAAGAATACCCAAGTTATAGCGGTGATGGACAACTCTTAGCCTTTGCCTCTGAGCGAGATGGACGACGCAATATTTATCTCTATGATTTACAGGAAAATCGATTAGTGAACCTGCCCAACCTCAATCGTCGTGATTCGAGCCAAGATCAACCAGCTTTGAGCACTGATGGCCAGTACATTGCCTATGTTTCTACCGAGCGTGGGAAACCAGATATCTTTGTCTATGATCGCCAACGGCAACGTTCCGATCTTCTAACAGCAAACCTCAAAGGTGCGGTAAAACACCCAACTATTCGAGGGGATGGCCAACAGGTGACTTTCCAAAGTAATGACCGTGGACAATGGAATTTAATGATTGTGGACGTGACAGGAAATTAA
- a CDS encoding nucleotidyltransferase family protein — translation MFNIFMTIAGDRLTISKEKLVVICQQWRIKELALFGSVLREDFREDSDIDLLISFAPEAPQGLLTLAKIKCHLEDSLHRNVDLVLKEAIPEGDNWIRRQEILNTAVIIYES, via the coding sequence ATGTTCAATATATTTATGACCATTGCTGGCGATCGCCTGACGATATCTAAAGAAAAGCTAGTCGTAATCTGTCAACAGTGGCGAATTAAAGAACTGGCTTTATTTGGCTCAGTGCTGAGAGAAGACTTTCGGGAAGACAGTGATATTGATCTGTTGATTTCCTTTGCTCCTGAAGCTCCCCAAGGATTACTAACCCTTGCCAAAATCAAGTGCCACTTAGAAGACTCGCTGCATCGTAACGTTGACTTAGTGCTCAAAGAAGCTATACCGGAAGGAGATAATTGGATCCGTCGTCAAGAAATCTTGAATACTGCAGTAATAATCTATGAATCATGA
- a CDS encoding iron uptake porin codes for MNYKFRWKSPLLAFTFILSGGALVQAQAESVGEQLAELENYGAFTTEEETLEVSSAALGQINNIFQLRDVAPSDWAFDALRNLVEKYNCLVGYPDGTFRGDRPLSRYEFAAGLNACLEQINRLYLGDTSSIDAASVNSIRQLVSEFEAELATLGARVDDLDGRVSELEDYQFSTTTKLYGQTVFGIQGRNSNEYTFFRDRLTNEDNQINTITNTQLSLFTQFSPNSILLTGLSAGSGSTTPSNRTLQPFVALGYEADSGNDIQISDLTYRHLISDKLALIVGTEGVSATNIFRGANRVQSAGYGPLSRFAQRNPVINIGGSGSGFGLDWQIANSVSLQALYSTNLAENSTFGGLFGGELGSTTFGTQLVASPSRDLDFTFQYMNSYSPWGTLSGNPRPSGIGDDQVVIQDLGSGRAPISTNAFGLAMDWRVTPKFNVGGWAGYTDSEYQAEAGDVETFNWMAYMTFPDLGKKGSLGGIFFGQPPKITSSNLPDGRNLPSLISRGDFTAGTGGQPDTTTHLEAFYRFNVTDNIALTPGFIAVFNPLHNDDNETITIGVLRTTVSF; via the coding sequence ATGAATTATAAATTTCGCTGGAAATCGCCTTTACTAGCGTTCACGTTTATTCTCAGTGGCGGCGCTTTAGTACAGGCACAGGCAGAATCCGTTGGCGAACAGCTCGCAGAGTTAGAAAACTACGGTGCGTTTACAACAGAGGAGGAAACTCTCGAAGTAAGCTCGGCTGCATTGGGTCAAATTAATAATATTTTCCAGCTGCGGGATGTTGCACCGAGTGATTGGGCCTTTGATGCACTGCGCAATCTCGTCGAAAAATACAATTGCTTAGTCGGTTACCCTGACGGTACTTTCCGTGGCGATCGCCCACTGAGCCGTTACGAATTTGCAGCGGGCTTAAATGCTTGTTTAGAACAAATAAATCGACTTTACCTTGGCGATACTTCGAGCATCGATGCAGCATCGGTTAATTCCATTAGGCAGCTCGTCTCTGAATTTGAAGCTGAATTAGCAACCCTTGGTGCTAGGGTCGATGATCTGGATGGGCGCGTCAGTGAACTAGAAGATTATCAGTTCTCCACAACGACGAAACTCTATGGTCAAACTGTTTTCGGGATTCAAGGTCGCAATTCGAATGAGTACACATTCTTCCGCGATCGCCTCACGAACGAAGACAACCAAATCAATACCATCACCAATACCCAACTGAGCTTATTTACACAGTTCAGCCCCAATAGCATTTTATTAACGGGTTTAAGCGCTGGCTCCGGAAGCACGACTCCCAGTAATCGGACTCTCCAACCCTTCGTTGCTTTGGGTTATGAAGCTGACAGTGGCAATGATATTCAAATCAGTGACCTAACCTATCGCCACCTTATAAGCGACAAACTCGCCCTCATTGTCGGTACCGAAGGCGTAAGCGCGACGAACATTTTCCGAGGTGCCAACCGTGTTCAGAGTGCTGGTTATGGCCCTCTTTCTCGTTTTGCCCAACGTAATCCCGTAATCAACATTGGTGGTAGCGGCAGTGGTTTCGGCCTAGACTGGCAAATCGCAAATAGTGTCAGTCTTCAGGCACTTTATTCCACCAACTTGGCAGAAAATTCCACTTTTGGTGGCCTATTCGGTGGAGAGCTTGGCTCGACCACTTTTGGTACTCAGCTCGTAGCATCTCCTTCTAGGGATCTCGACTTTACCTTCCAATACATGAATTCCTATTCTCCTTGGGGTACCCTTTCCGGCAATCCTCGCCCTTCTGGCATCGGTGATGACCAAGTCGTCATTCAGGATTTGGGCAGCGGTCGCGCTCCGATTAGTACCAATGCTTTTGGTTTGGCGATGGACTGGCGCGTTACACCAAAATTCAATGTTGGTGGCTGGGCAGGATACACCGACTCTGAATATCAGGCAGAAGCTGGTGATGTCGAAACATTTAACTGGATGGCCTATATGACCTTCCCTGACCTTGGTAAAAAAGGTAGTTTAGGCGGCATTTTCTTTGGGCAACCACCAAAAATCACATCTAGTAATCTTCCCGATGGACGCAATTTACCTTCTCTAATTTCCAGAGGTGATTTCACTGCAGGTACTGGCGGCCAACCTGATACAACTACTCATTTGGAAGCATTTTATCGGTTCAATGTGACAGATAATATTGCCCTTACTCCCGGTTTTATTGCGGTATTTAATCCACTCCACAACGATGATAATGAAACCATTACTATCGGTGTTTTGAGAACAACTGTCAGTTTCTAA